GCATTACATGAATGAACGTTCAAGTTCATTAATTAGCATtgctaataaaaattaatgcaTGTATAAAGCATTTGATCATTAAAGAATGAATGCTACGTTAATACATTGGCATTAATTAATAAAGccaataaaagcatgcaatatTAAAGTCAAATTGGCTAAAGAACATATCAAGCCCTTTCAACGTTAATGCAATTGgctttattaattaattaatgaatacaTGCATGATTTTTAATTGCCAATGAACAAATGAATGAATATTAGCATTTATTGGCATAACACATGCACCAGGGGAGGCCAACGTTTGCGAccaagtttgcctcaaacttggaggcaaacgttggcatgGCTGAAATCAACACCCAGGAAAGcctcaacgtttgcgccaacgtttgacctcaaacgttgaggcaaacgttggcgccaaaaaggaagaaagagcTCCTAGGCACAGCAACGTTTGAGCCaccgtttgacctcaaacgtgaAGTCAAACGTTGGCTACATTTTGGCAAGAAGGAGCATGGAAGAACAACCCTGGTTGATGAGCTAATTGAGCCACGTTTGCGcaaacgtttgacctcaaacgctGGGCCAAACGTTGGCCACAAAGAAGGCATGGGGAgatccacgtttgagctcacgtttgacctcaaacgttgagccaaacgtggatgacagcaaGAATGGGCTCTGCATAATTGTTCACACGGcaacgtttgagtcaacgtttgacctcaaacgttggctcaaacgtgaaAGTTACATGGCCCGGTTCACAAGTGgatttcttcccaacaccaagagcaatcaacggAAGCCactatcaacccaattccatcaaggccaaggcccaattcaaggcttgaagatcattagaagaaagtgtataaatagcttaggatttgaagttttaggggagcttttctttttagttttcatttaagagttttcggagagcttttctttttagaatttttagaatAGTTACAGAGAGCTCACTTTTACATTTCTAGTTATTGCCTTTATAATTCTGAGtcttggggaaggagaattgagttctcttcctcttagttttcttgcttttaatttcaattgcactagcttggatcttgggttggagaattgaaggaattctgtttcattctcacTTTGAGatttctcttgttcttcttctacaaaattTCAGTGAATTAAGGATTTGAATCAACACTCTgtttactgctttcatctttatttcttttgcaaattattctctgttggatcaaggaaggacttgagatctagacttgttttctagtctcattgagcccctgagatcttcaatttctcttttagattttgCAATTGAGCCAAGCTGCTTTCTGTTTTGATTCTACAAGTGATTTTCCAAATCCATTTGAATATGCTGCATCTTTTAATTCTCTGTTTGATTGCACTTTGAATTCTCTTGTTTAGTTTTAATCCCCAGCACCCCAACTCCTTTAttcttcctgcaatttaaattttcagttgcttgaatTACTGccttctttaatttccagcacccactcccctttacattcactgcaatttacatttcttgtcatttacgcTTCCGCACATTTAAGTTTCTGTCCAATTTAGCTTCTGCacttttaattcttgcaatttactttctgtcggTCActtttcacacaattcactcaatgttagcttgactaaactaatcacccactaaagttgcttgatccatcaatccctgtgggatcgacctcactctaagtgagttattactacttgatgtgacccggtatacttgccggtgagttttgtgtcggatcgttttccgcacatcaagtttttggcgccgttgccggggattgaaatagattgacaatgattaagtgaagtggagatctagatcaagcattttttcttttctgtttctttaacTTTTGACTAACAcgctaactgtttgaatttttgcctAAGCTAACTAATATTTCACTTCAGCCATGGATTAAAGTGTTATTGCTTTTCTAGTATTATGTGATTCTTGTGTTTTGCTTGTATGTCAGATACAAGAAGAGAGATCCCTACCTTTCATGAAACTGACGAAAGAATCCTCCAAAGGCTAAGAAGAGAAGCAAGAGAAAAAATGTTGCTGGAGAGGAAGAATCAGATGAAGAATATCATGAATTGGAGGAACACTCAACGAATCCAACAAATCCACCAGTGAGAATGGCCAACAACAATGGTCAACCCCAGAggagagtcttggcttcatataCATTTGCTAATCcaaggcattgtgggagtagcatcctTACCCCAAATGTCGAtgcaaataactttgaattgaagcccCAACTCATCACCTTGGTgcagaacaattgttcttatgGAGGAGGCCCCTTGGAAGATCCAAACCAGCACCTATCCACCTTCCTGAGGATTTgtaacactgtcaaaaccaatggtgtgcctcctgacagctaCAAGCTATTGCtattcccattttctctcagagacaaggccactcaatggttggaatcatttccaagagacagcatcaacaattgggatgatttggtaaccaagttccttgccaaattttacccacctcaaaggatcataaggttgaagactgaggtaCAAACATTTACACAAATGGAGTCTGAACCCATCCATGaggcttgggagagatacaaggctctaaTCAGGAAATGTCCTCCTgaaatgttcactgagtgggataagctgcagaatttctatgagggcttaacattgaaatcccaggaagctttggatcattcagctggaggttctttgcaactcatgaaaactgcagaggaagctcaaaatctcattgatatggtggctaacaaccaatatttctttgctcatcaaagaaaccgccaaccatcacaaaggagaggagtaatggagctagaaggagtggactcaatcttggctcaaaacaagatgatgcagcagcaaattcaacaacaatttgagcaaatgaacaagaggattgatagcctgcaagttgcagcagtgaatacaagccaaccatcaaccaaatGGGGGCAAAATAAAGAAAACCAAGAAGATCAGCAGCAGGAACAACCTCAATATGTGCATAACCGAAGCTCCGGCCAAAATGAAATCTATGGTGACATCTACAATCCATCCTGGAAGAACCATCCAAACATAAGATGGGGAGATAACCACACTCAAAATCAGCAACCATGGCaacaaaattcaaaccaaaacaactcaagaaacaaccaaaatcacaaccagCAAAACACTAACCCCAATCCATAtagaaaaccccaaaacaaccactcaaattCTAGCTACTGtccacccaataaccaaaccactaaccaaaacacccaCCATCAACCTTCAACACCCCACAACCAGCCACAAACATCACAAGACACTCAAAGGATCTCCAACTTGGAGACATTGATAGAAAAGATGATGAAGCACCAAGAGACaatgatggagaaactcatgaaaaatcaagagatggcAAGACAAGATCAAGAAGCAGCAAGAAAAGATCAAGAAGCAGCAAGAAAAGATCAAGCCACAACAAGCAAAAACCAAGAAGCTTCAATAAAAAATCTCGAGAGGCATATGGAACAAATGGCTAAACGAATTACAGATGCATCCCCAAGTGCCACTCAAGACCACCCACGGGATAAAGGAAAAGCTACAAAGTGGGAGGAGTGTAAAGCAATCATAGTGGAAAGTGAGAAGAAAGCCATCAATCAGGAAGAACACAACAGAGAAGTTCCACAAGGAGAGACAGAAGAGAGAAGTGAAGAGGATCAGAAAATCAAGAATGCAAAAAGCTCAAAGAGAGATAAGGACATTCTTGAAacacaactacaagagaagaaggaaagggTGAAGCCACATATCCCCAAActtccataccctcagaggttcaaaaaagagaatgaggataagcaatactcaaagttcctggacatattcaagaccctcagcatcaatattcctttcttagaagcacttgaacagatgccagTGTATGCCAAATTTATGAAGGAAGTGCTGACAAAGAAAAAGTCCCTAAAAGAAGGACaaattgttgagatgacaaaggaatgtagtgctattCTCCAAAGAGAGTTaccagagaagaaagatgatcctgggAGTTTTTATATACCTTGCACTATAGGAGACATAACAATTGAAAAGTCATTCTGTGAccttggtgcaagcataaacttgatgcctttgtctctaatgaggAAACTTCGAATTTGTGAGCTGAAATCCACACGAATACTCCTTcaaatggctgacaaatccaTCCAGCAAGCAGTTGGAGTTGTAGAGAATGTGCtggtaaaagtgggaaaatttcTTCTCCTAGCTGATTTTGTCATTCTGGATATGGAGGAGGACCCTAACACCCCCATCATCCTAGGGAGGCCTTTTCTTGCTACGGGCAGAGCACTGATAGATGTTGAAAAAGGGGAATTGTTgctgagagtgcatgatgagcacctAGCATTCCATGTGTTTAAAACCCCACATGAGCCCACTCAAGAAGAAGAGTGTACGGAGGATAAGGCCAGAGATCAAAGTTTGAAGGAGGTAGTCAATGAGTTAGCTCCAAGACTTCCAAATCCATGCTTGAAAGAAGTAGAGATGGTGCAACAGACCAAAGAAATCAAGGAGGAACCAGATCCAAAACCTCCAGATGAGAAATTCAACATCTCAGATAAGGAACCACCAAGGCAGGGAGTATcttttgagaaagaaaagaagaagaggccaagagggtggagaaacaagaagatccctactgaaggcttttcaccaggggataaagtagtgttaaacacccaaccaatgaaggtgtcCCCACAATCATCCGAATACTACACTGTAAACCGggtcctttcacttgaacacctagagatcatcaaaaaggagaccggaaggaagttcacagtaagaggagaaaagctgaggcactatgatcttcaacccccatgatctaagtggattgatgtcaagctaatgacaataaagaagcgcttgttgggaggcaatccaacctgaggtagttcaCTTTTCATAGCTATTTCAATAAAAGGGTTAATTAGACTTATCtatattgcaaggagctaagtttggtgttgcacaccaaaataaattaagagagaatgaaagattctaagtttggtgtttcaccaaATTCTCATTTAAAAGTACATTCTCACCTTCTGCATACATGGATGCTAGCTCCGAGTAATCAGATAAACTAATTAACCAATTGTGTACTTTTTAGTTTTTCTAGTTTTTATTGTCTTTAACAAAGATAGGAGGATTTCACATATAGTTATTTTGATGCATGAGAAAggtggcaaggaactaagtttggtgttcacacaccaaagtaagttcaaaagccTACAAGAAAATTCTGCACACTAACAAGTTACCTAAGGGCTTGAGAAAGAAGCAACTTCCATGAACTTTATAGGAATTCAAACACTTTCTTGGGAGGACTTCACACCATCAGTCGAGAGTAAGAAGAAGAAGCCACCAAAAGGTTGTATTGTCACTTAACTCCTTTAGCATGCAAGTTTTCTAAATTTGAAGTTTGAATATGCTCATCTTAGCAGTAACTGTTAGTTCAGTAGTTATGCATCTTAAATAGTATTGTCAATAAGTAAGCTAGTCTAAGTGTGTGCTTGTGTATTTACTTTCACTTAACTAATGCATGTTTTGTCCCCTAAGTCTTtgcaattcaataaaagaaatgtttgaaacaTGAAGTAAGATGGTTCATTACTAGCTAGAAGTCAAATAATAGTAAGTGGTGGCATATATGTGTGATTGTGTGGTAACTCACTATTAGTGAATAAAAGGAATAGAATGTTTTCTTTTTAAGTAGAAAGTAGCTcactgtctatgaatctcaagTAAATAAAAAGTCCTTGGctgaaaagaaaaatgaaatgagaAAAGCCAAAAATGGTagcaacaagaacaaaagaaagaagaaataaagctagacaccaatagcttgaaccttagagtatatgcctgtggtgtctttgtactaggatctgcttggattatTAAGTTCTTTGGAGTGCAttaacacttggtaacttgggttaactaacccgggattatcaactgaaagtccactatcaagagcaacctaactacaaggcatttagtaacccaaagaggtgctgggcatcaatgttctaagaaggaatgtgagccaagtgtctatagtgaataatgtgtcaagcataaataaagaaaaaaaaaagagcttgctacacatgacactgaACTAAAgcttatagaaaaaaaatagtaacCAAGGAcaaaggaataatgagaggtcatagcagtgTGTTGCTTGATGCTTGGAGGAGACTTTCTAGGCCTAAAtgtcaataagaagtgagtagCCATATatctgcataaaaccccatgagCTACCAATAATACTCTGCTAGCATAAACATCCtcttccatttcattctttttatcaataaattcttttcttgcttggggacaagcaagctttaagtttggtgttgtgatgacaagtcatcttagcctagttttaccagtctttttctttg
This sequence is a window from Arachis stenosperma cultivar V10309 chromosome 10, arast.V10309.gnm1.PFL2, whole genome shotgun sequence. Protein-coding genes within it:
- the LOC130957181 gene encoding uncharacterized protein LOC130957181 is translated as MEKLMKNQEMARQDQEAARKDQEAARKDQATTSKNQEASIKNLERHMEQMAKRITDASPSATQDHPRDKGKATKWEECKAIIVESEKKAINQEEHNREVPQGETEERSEEDQKIKNAKSSKRDKDILETQLQEKKERMPVYAKFMKEVLTKKKSLKEGQIVEMTKECSAILQRELPEKKDDPGSFYIPCTIGDITIEKSFCDLGASINLMPLSLMRKLRICELKSTRILLQMADKSIQQAVGVVENVLVKVGKFLLLADFVILDMEEDPNTPIILGRPFLATGRALIDVEKGELLLRVHDEHLAFHVFKTPHEPTQEEECTEDKARDQSLKEVVNELAPRLPNPCLKEVEMVQQTKEIKEEPDPKPPDEKFNISDKEPPRQGMQGTEHALSQVKVNTQAQT